The following are encoded in a window of Thamnophis elegans isolate rThaEle1 chromosome 14, rThaEle1.pri, whole genome shotgun sequence genomic DNA:
- the LOC116517450 gene encoding cytochrome P450 2W1: MAPWIAFLLNPTIIISLILLLLLASLSLSKLGWSSRRMPPGPTPLPFIGNLHLLNITRQDVSFMELSKTYGPVFTFHLGLQKIVVLVGYEAVKEALLSKGNEFIDRPPIPIFLDIQREYGLFFSIGELWKNTRRFTLTTFRDLGMGTSLIEGKILEELQFLVERVNSFKGEPFALKTFAEAPTNITFTILFGDRFDYDDPTFTTLLRLIHEVMSLLGAPALHLYNVYPFLGFLLKPHKEILKRIREACEIIEKYMRASKEKLSRNQLQSYIDSMLFKQLQEGENGKKNTFHNSHVLASVLDLVMAGTETTATTLQWAALMMMKYPEIQRKVKQEIQQVLGSGRLPVYEDRNKMPFTNAMIHEVQRFSSIVQHFPRCTAVDTHFRGYFIPKGTPVFPSLTSSLYDETQWETPNRFNPNHFLDAEGNFVKKDAFLPFSIGRRNCLGENLARMELFIFVVGLLQRFTFQALPGMRAEDLELTTVPAFTRRPLPYSTCAVPTN, translated from the exons ATGGCTCCTTGGATAGCCTTCCTCCTCAACCCAACCATCATCATCTCCTTGATTTTACTGCTGCTATTAGCAAGTCTGTCTCTGAGCAAGCTCGGCTGGTCATCTCGGCGTATGCCCCCGGGACCTACCCCACTCCCTTTCATTGGCAATCTGCACTTGCTCAATATTACAAGACAAGATGTCTCATTTATGGAG CTTTCCAAAACCTACGGTCCTGTCTTCACGTTCCATTTGGGCCTACAGAAGATTGTGGTGCTGGTTGGCTACGAGGCGGTGAAAGAGGCTCTCCTGAGCAAGGGGAACGAGTTTATCGACAGGCCCCCGATCCCCATTTTCTTGGACATCCAGCGGGAGTATG GTTTGTTCTTCTCCATCGGAGAACTCTGGAAGAACACGCGTCGGTTTACCTTGACCACTTTTCGAGATCTCGGGATGGGCACCTCACTGATCGAAGGAAAGATCCTTGAAGAGCTCCAATTCCTGGTTGAGAGGGTCAACTCCTTTAAAG gcgAGCCTTTTGCATTGAAGACCTTCGCTGAAGCTCCCACCAACATCACCTTCACCATCCTCTTTGGGGACAGGTTTGACTACGACGACCCAACTTTCACCACCCTCTTAAGACTCATCCATGAAGTGATGAGCCTCCTGGGCGCTCCAGCCTTACAT CTGTATAACGTCTATCCGTTCCTGGGATTCCTCCTCAAACCCCATAAGGAGATCCTGAAGAGGATCCGGGAAGCCTGCGAGATCATCGAGAAGTACATGCGAGCCAGCAAGGAGAAGCTTAGCCGGAACCAGCTGCAAAGCTACATCGACTCCATGCTCTTCAAGCAGCTACAAGAG GGAGAGAATGGCAAGAAGAACACGTTCCACAACTCCCATGTCCTGGCCTCAGTTCTGGACCTTGTCATGGCTGGGACGGAGACCACGGCCACCACTCTGCAGTGGGCTGCTCTGATGATGATGAAATACCCTGAGATTCAGA GGAAGGTCAAACAGGAAATCCAGCAAGTCCTTGGATCAGGACGCTTGCCAGTCTACGAAGACAGGAATAAGATGCCCTTCACCAATGCCATGATTCATGAGGTTCAGCGGTTTTCTTCTATCGTGCAACATTTCCCACGCTGCACCGCTGTGGACACCCACTTCCGAGGTTACTTTATTCCAAAG GGGACGCCCGTATTTCCTTCTCTGACATCCTCGCTTTATGACGAAACCCAGTGGGAGACCCCCAACAGGTTTAACCCCAACCATTTTCTGGATGCTGAAGGGAACTTTGTGAAGAAAGATGCCTTCTTGCCTTTCTCAATAG GTCGCAGGAATTGCCTTGGAGAAAACCTGGCCAGGATGGAACTCTTCATCTTTGTGGTCGGGCTGTTGCAAAGGTTCACGTTTCAAGCCCTGCCTGGAATGAGGGCAGAAGACCTGGAGCTCACAACAGTGCCTGCCTTCACCCGGAGGCCCCTTCCCTACTCCACCTGTGCTGTGCCCACCAACTAA